From the Pseudoalteromonas tunicata genome, one window contains:
- a CDS encoding c-type cytochrome encodes MLVVVTSLSVQAADITQGKTKAMMCGACHGVNGVSLVPMYPNLAEQKSTSLIKQLKEFRPGVRNDPMMTPMAKPLSDVDIDNIYAYFVSLLAAK; translated from the coding sequence ATGCTTGTTGTGGTTACGTCATTGTCGGTTCAAGCGGCTGATATTACACAAGGTAAAACCAAAGCCATGATGTGTGGCGCTTGTCATGGTGTCAATGGAGTAAGCCTTGTGCCTATGTATCCCAATTTAGCCGAGCAAAAAAGTACCTCTTTAATTAAACAGCTAAAGGAGTTTAGGCCAGGCGTGCGAAACGACCCTATGATGACGCCAATGGCGAAGCCCTTGAGCGATGTTGATATTGATAATATTTATGCTTATTTTGTGTCGTTACTGGCTGCAAAATAA